The Lycium barbarum isolate Lr01 chromosome 10, ASM1917538v2, whole genome shotgun sequence genome includes a region encoding these proteins:
- the LOC132614432 gene encoding protein SOSEKI 2: MEVGNGRKICRENSPERGKSQRRISSVIRPSFRKVQVVYYLSRNGQLEHPHYMEVTHLSHQQLRLKDVIDRLTVLRGRGMPSLYSWSCKRSYKNGYVWNDLAENDFICPSEGAEYVLKGSEIIEGSTEKFQHLHIAESPQLMRNRQQVQDSSNILPRRKSIGSKRHDAEPEIVQNNHVHYLDENEEEYEEKSSYSTSSTTPNSTCSRGVCTDDHHNELIQQQQEAITRKNHAELTNTNTLLSPPSATSSSLSDKPNNEATNTSKRFEDGDPVATESLLSRNSVLFQLISCGGSVSFRGKTSEPPQVVKQQPPPPPSPPSTVVVGRKSSSSSSCASFHKGVLCKAAMKNIINNEEMEEIKYMSENPRFGNLQSEEKEYFSGSIVESMTMEERTAKIEPKLKKSSSYNEERSSKAGQREALVEEEEELKKEKAVKGKCIPRKKSSSKQSKK, encoded by the exons ATGGAGGTTGGGAATGGAAGGAAAATATGCAGAGAGAATAGCCCAGAAAGAGGGAAATCACAAAGAAGAATATCATCAGTGATAAGGCCAAGTTTCAGAAAGGTTCAAGTTGTGTATTATTTATCAAGAAATGGCCAACTTGAACATCCTCATTATATGGAAGTTACTCATCTTTCTCATCAACAGCTTCGCTTGAAAG ATGTAATTGATAGGCTTACTGTCTTGAGAGGCAGAGGCATGCCTTCACTCTATTCTTGGTCTTGCAAAAG GAGCTACAAGAATGGGTATGTGTGGAATGATTTGGCTGAAAATGATTTCATTTGCCCTTCTGAAGGAGCTGAGTATGTTCTCAAAGGATCTGAAATTATTGAAGGATCCACAG AAAAATTTCAGCACCTTCATATAGCAGAGAGTCCACAATTGATGAGAAACAGGCAACAAGTTCAAGACTCAAGCAACATCTTACCAAGACGCAAATCAATAGGCTCAAAACGACATGATGCAGAGCCAGAAATAGTTCAAAACAACCACGTCCATTACCTAGACgaaaatgaagaagaatatgaagagaAATCAAGTTACAGTACTAGCTCAACCACACCAAATTCCACTTGCTCTAGAGGTGTTTGTACTGATGATCATCACAACGAATTaatccaacaacaacaagaagcaaTAACTCGGAAAAATCACGCCGAGTTAACTAATACCAACACGTTATTATCTCCTCCTTCAGCAACTTCCTCTTCACTCTCAGACAAACCCAATAATGAAGCCACCAACACCTCCAAAAG GTTCGAAGATGGTGACCCGGTGGCAACCGAGTCATTACTGAGTCGGAACTCGGTGCTGTTCCAACTCATTTCATGTGGCGGCTCAGTGTCGTTCAGAGGAAAAACTAGTGAGCCGCCACAAGTTGTGAAGCAACAACCTCCGCCACCGCCATCGCCGCCATCCACGGTGGTAGTGGGGAGAaagagtagtagtagtagtagttgtgCTAGTTTTCATAAAGGAGTATTGTGCAAGGCTGCAATGAAGAATATTATTAATAATGAGGAGATGGAAGAGATAAAGTACATGTCCGAGAATCCAAGATTTGGGAATTTACAATCGGAagagaaagaatatttcagtgGGAGCATTGTTGAATCAATGACAATGGAGGAGAGAACTGCTAAAATTGAGCCAAAGTTGAAGAAATCATCTTCCTACAATGAAGAGAG GAGCTCAAAGGCAGGGCAGAGAGAAGCATTGGTAGAAGAGGAGGAGGAATTGAAGAAGGAAAAGGCTGTAAAGGGAAAATGCATTCCAAGGAAAAAGTCTTCCTCTAAACAGTCCAAAAAATGA
- the LOC132613789 gene encoding pollen-specific protein C13-like — MARLVAFVVLCLLSVSLATATFVGNPFLVKGKTYCDTCRCGFETPATKYLAGSKVRVECRHRDSNKITYSVDGVTNSQGEYNILVNRDCGNDVCDVVLVESADKKCGVPNAGRDRARVVLTRNNGMISDVRYANNMGFLSNEPLSACTQILQQYALTEDQY; from the exons ATGGCAAGATTGGTTGCATTTGTTGTTCTTTGTTTACTGTCTGTTTCTTTGGCAACTGCCACTTTTGTTGGGAACCCTTTCCTTGTTAAGGGTAAAACATATTGTGACACTTGTCGATGTGGCTTTGAAACCCCTGCTACCAAGTACCTTGCTG GATCTAAGGTTAGAGTTGAGTGCAGACACAGGGACAGCAACAAAATCACATACTCAGTTGATGGTGTGACCAACTCACAGGGTGAATACAACATCCTTGTGAACCGTGACTGTGGCAATGATGTCTGCGACGTTGTCCTCGTTGAGAGCGCAGATAAAAAATGTGGGGTCCCCAACGCTGGTCGTGACCGTGCCCGTGTCGTCCTCACCCGCAACAATGGCATGATCTCTGACGTTCGTTATGCTAACAACATGGGTTTCCTCTCCAACGAACCTCTTTCTGCTTGCACTCAGATCCTCCAGCAATACGCATTGACTGAGGATCAATATTGA